One Terriglobales bacterium genomic window, GAGGTGGTGTGCACCGAGTGTCACGTCCGCCTCGGGGCGAGCCCGGTGGAAAAAAATCTTCTCATCGTGGAGCAGCTGCATCAGTGCCCGGCGGAGGTGGTGTGGCAGCCGGGACCGCCGGAGCGACGGCGCTCCGCGCGTCCCGATGGCCGTGAACGGAGGCGGAACGAGCGTCCGGACGGCCATGAGCGGCGGCGCCTGTGACTGAAACCTGCTCGAGCGCTTCCTTCCCGAGTTGACGGAATTCCACGTCCGGGTGAAACTTGATTCTCCCGCGAGAGTTTCTGCTGATGTGAATAGGGCGGCGCGCCGCAACCCGGCGACGCAGGCCCGTTCTGAGTGCGGGAGCGTCGCCATCCATGCGTAACGTCATCTCCGAGGGTCCCGGCCGGTTGCCGCGCGTCGCGCTGCTGCTGGCGTCGTTGTTGCTGCTCGCGGTGGCCATGATGAGCTGCGGCGGCAAGTCGAGCACCCCCGTGAACAACAATCCGCTCGGCGTGAGCAAGGTAACGGTCACGCCGACGGCAATCACCGTGCCGGTGAACGGCACGCAGGCGTTCTTTGCGCAGGCGTTCGACGGCTCGAACAACCCCATCGCGGCAGGCACGTTTACATGGACGTCGAGTGCGCCGGGCATTGCGCTGATCAACCAGGACGGCGTGGCGACGGCGATCGCGACAGGGACGGCGCAGATCACGGCGACGGTGGCGACGGTGACCAGCGCCAACTCAACCATGACGGTGGTGGCGCCGGTGGCGTCGGTGACGATTGCGCCGCAGACGGCCAGCGTGAAGGTGGGCGCAACGCAGCAGTTCACGGCGGCGGCGAAGGATGCCGGCGGCAACA contains:
- a CDS encoding Ig-like domain-containing protein, whose translation is MRNVISEGPGRLPRVALLLASLLLLAVAMMSCGGKSSTPVNNNPLGVSKVTVTPTAITVPVNGTQAFFAQAFDGSNNPIAAGTFTWTSSAPGIALINQDGVATAIATGTAQITATVATVTSANSTMTVVAPVASVTIAPQTASVKVGATQQFTAAAKDAGGNTLAGVPITWRVSFAGVATIDSNGLLTGVAPGVVTVVAQAGGQQSPPATVSVTQ